A portion of the Sulfuriferula sp. AH1 genome contains these proteins:
- the hisG gene encoding ATP phosphoribosyltransferase, with the protein MITIALSKGRIFQETLPLLEAAGIVPREDPEKSRKLIIGTNQADVRLIIIRATDVPTYVQYGAADMGVAGKDVLIEHGGEGLYQPLDLKIAKCKMMVAAHPAFDYEQAVRQGARLRVATKYLKTAREYFAAKGVHVDLIKLYGSMELAPLVKLADVIVDLVSSGSTLKANGLVAVADVMDISSRLVVNQAALKLKRAEIQPLLDTFAQAVKAD; encoded by the coding sequence ATGATTACTATCGCCTTGTCCAAAGGACGTATTTTTCAGGAAACGCTCCCATTGCTGGAGGCAGCCGGTATCGTGCCGCGCGAGGATCCCGAAAAATCGAGGAAACTGATCATTGGCACAAATCAAGCGGATGTACGCCTGATTATCATTCGCGCCACTGATGTGCCGACATACGTGCAATATGGGGCGGCAGATATGGGCGTGGCCGGTAAGGATGTGCTGATTGAGCATGGCGGTGAAGGCTTGTATCAGCCGCTGGACTTGAAAATTGCCAAGTGCAAGATGATGGTTGCCGCACATCCTGCATTTGATTATGAACAGGCTGTCCGTCAAGGTGCGCGATTGCGTGTGGCGACCAAATACCTGAAAACCGCACGAGAGTATTTTGCCGCCAAAGGTGTGCACGTGGATTTGATCAAGTTGTACGGTTCCATGGAATTAGCGCCGCTGGTGAAGTTGGCTGATGTCATTGTGGATCTGGTCAGCAGCGGCAGCACGCTGAAAGCCAATGGTCTGGTTGCCGTTGCCGATGTCATGGATATCAGCTCCCGGCTGGTCGTGAATCAGGCAGCACTCAAACTTAAACGTGCAGAAATCCAGCCTTTGCTGGATACTTTCGCGCAGGCGGTCAAAGCCGACTGA
- a CDS encoding flagellar brake protein: MPLTQPELGTENQSLYQVHSRREIISLLQGIQNQRQLITMLINGGAEVVVTSILDIDDKKNIVYIDCAPNPLINQRILESDDIEFESTLDKVRISFSASEVSDCTQDGQPALCIALPTSLIRLQRREYFRVNTPVGQPVYCQIPLATGDYAVSVVDISGGGIALLDEKRVLDTKIGHEYQNCRIDLPENGSIKVTLRVRNIQDFSLANGKTNRRLGCEYANMAPAMLTMVQRYIMHLERERNARMHGMG, encoded by the coding sequence ATGCCGCTTACTCAACCTGAACTTGGTACCGAAAATCAGAGTCTCTATCAAGTTCATTCACGCCGTGAAATTATAAGTTTGCTGCAGGGTATTCAGAACCAGCGTCAGTTAATTACCATGCTGATCAATGGCGGTGCAGAAGTGGTGGTCACCTCCATTCTTGATATCGACGATAAAAAGAATATTGTGTATATCGACTGCGCCCCCAATCCTTTGATCAACCAGCGTATTCTTGAGTCAGATGATATCGAGTTCGAATCTACTCTGGATAAGGTTCGTATTTCATTTTCTGCATCCGAGGTGAGCGACTGTACTCAAGATGGACAGCCCGCACTCTGCATCGCCCTCCCTACCTCTTTGATTCGTCTCCAGCGACGCGAATATTTTCGCGTCAATACGCCGGTCGGCCAGCCTGTCTATTGCCAAATACCCTTAGCCACAGGCGATTATGCCGTTTCCGTAGTGGACATTAGCGGCGGCGGCATTGCTCTTCTTGATGAAAAACGTGTTCTGGACACAAAAATTGGCCATGAATACCAAAATTGCCGGATTGATCTCCCCGAAAACGGATCAATCAAGGTTACCTTGCGAGTTCGCAACATACAGGATTTCAGCCTTGCAAATGGCAAAACCAATCGTCGGCTGGGGTGTGAGTATGCAAACATGGCACCAGCAATGTTAACGATGGTTCAACGTTATATTATGCATCTTGAGCGCGAACGCAATGCTCGAATGCATGGCATGGGATAA
- a CDS encoding glycosyltransferase family 4 protein codes for MPTHRPLTVLQILPALHAGGVERGTLEIARHLVQNGHRSLVMSGGGRMVAQLESEGSTHFNWNIGKKSLLTLRLVPQLRQFLIEHQIDILHLRSRMPGWIGYLAWRKMDPATRPKLVTTVHGAYTVNAYSAVMTKGERVIAVSKTIHDYILTYYPQVAPSRIRLIYRGVDPLEFPRGYQPDSAWLTKWRNDYPHLAGKLIITLPGRITRWKGQLDFIQLISRLKHAGINVHGLLAGEADPRKTAFLQELKTQISALDLDQDISLIGHRTDLKEVMAVSDLVLSLSQDPEAFGRITPEALSLGIPVVGYNHGGVGEVLQALFPAGLVPLGDLQKFENTVRHCLSHPSIIAENKTFTLAHMQSSTLAVYQELVTS; via the coding sequence TTGCCTACCCATCGCCCACTCACCGTCCTGCAAATTCTCCCCGCATTACATGCGGGCGGTGTCGAACGCGGCACACTGGAAATTGCCCGGCATCTTGTGCAGAATGGACATCGCTCACTTGTGATGTCAGGCGGTGGCCGCATGGTGGCACAACTCGAGTCAGAGGGTTCCACGCATTTCAACTGGAACATCGGTAAAAAATCCTTACTGACATTACGTCTTGTGCCACAATTGCGGCAATTCCTGATTGAACACCAGATTGATATCCTTCATCTGCGTTCGCGCATGCCAGGGTGGATAGGCTACCTTGCCTGGCGCAAAATGGACCCTGCAACGCGCCCTAAGCTCGTCACGACAGTACACGGCGCCTATACGGTAAATGCCTATAGCGCTGTCATGACCAAAGGTGAACGGGTGATTGCAGTTTCCAAAACTATCCACGACTACATCCTGACCTATTATCCCCAAGTCGCCCCCTCTCGTATCCGCCTCATCTATCGTGGCGTTGACCCACTGGAATTTCCTCGCGGATATCAGCCGGATAGTGCATGGCTGACAAAATGGCGCAATGATTATCCACATCTGGCCGGCAAATTAATCATTACGTTACCGGGTCGAATCACGCGCTGGAAAGGACAACTCGACTTCATTCAGCTGATTTCCCGCCTAAAGCACGCGGGAATCAATGTACACGGGTTGCTCGCAGGTGAAGCAGATCCCAGGAAAACAGCTTTTCTGCAGGAACTGAAAACACAAATCAGCGCATTAGACCTTGATCAGGATATCAGTTTGATTGGTCACCGTACCGACCTGAAAGAAGTCATGGCAGTGTCCGATCTTGTGCTGTCTCTCTCCCAGGACCCTGAAGCTTTTGGCCGAATTACGCCAGAGGCGCTGAGTCTGGGAATTCCGGTTGTAGGCTACAACCACGGCGGCGTTGGTGAAGTCTTGCAGGCGCTTTTTCCAGCAGGCCTGGTACCGTTAGGGGATCTACAGAAATTCGAAAACACCGTTCGTCATTGTCTTTCCCACCCGAGCATCATCGCAGAGAACAAGACATTTACGTTGGCCCACATGCAATCCAGTACACTTGCCGTTTATCAGGAGCTTGTCACCAGTTAA
- a CDS encoding glycosyltransferase family 4 protein, translated as MKILHVIASTGVGGAEKHLLDLCLQQRDLGLQVNVALPKKGALSQALHAEGIEYLLIRGGGRWHPLALWSLRQVIRRLQPDLIHAHMLKSASMVGYAGRDIPCVATAHNIVKHLQPFRHCQHVICVSDMVRDSLCHLEYPAVKATVVHNAVDTRAFNIGKRDEVRHRQGWQGQLIVLCVARLVPAKGQVYAIDALAQLLPQLPNIRLVLVGEGADREKLQQQADKCGVSEHLSLMGSRGDVAELLAATDIYLQPSIKEGFCIAFLEAMATGLACIGTRTGAIPTMLESGVNGILIPPGESGAIVDAIMSMVTDTDRRACYAQAARITAQTQFSLEKQAQDTLKVYRHVLNR; from the coding sequence TTGAAAATCTTGCATGTCATTGCTTCGACCGGCGTAGGCGGTGCGGAAAAGCATTTGCTCGATTTATGTCTGCAACAACGCGATCTGGGGCTGCAGGTCAATGTGGCATTACCGAAAAAAGGCGCCCTGAGCCAGGCATTGCATGCAGAGGGTATCGAGTATTTGCTGATCCGGGGTGGTGGACGTTGGCACCCTCTGGCGCTGTGGTCGTTACGTCAAGTCATTCGCCGTCTTCAACCTGACCTGATCCATGCTCATATGCTGAAATCCGCCTCTATGGTGGGTTATGCCGGGCGAGACATTCCCTGTGTTGCAACTGCGCATAATATTGTCAAACACCTTCAGCCATTTCGTCATTGTCAGCATGTTATTTGTGTTTCCGATATGGTGCGTGATTCGCTCTGTCATCTGGAATACCCGGCGGTAAAGGCTACTGTCGTACATAACGCGGTAGATACCCGGGCATTCAATATCGGGAAACGGGATGAAGTGCGCCATCGACAAGGCTGGCAAGGACAGCTGATCGTGTTATGTGTTGCGCGTCTGGTTCCCGCGAAAGGTCAGGTTTATGCAATAGACGCACTGGCGCAACTGTTACCGCAATTGCCGAATATCAGGTTGGTTCTGGTAGGAGAGGGTGCGGATCGCGAAAAACTGCAGCAACAAGCCGATAAATGCGGTGTGTCGGAGCACCTAAGCTTGATGGGGTCGAGAGGTGACGTAGCAGAGTTGCTTGCAGCTACGGATATTTATTTGCAGCCCAGCATCAAGGAGGGGTTTTGCATCGCTTTTCTGGAAGCAATGGCGACCGGGCTGGCTTGTATAGGTACTCGAACCGGCGCGATCCCAACGATGCTTGAGTCCGGTGTGAATGGGATACTGATTCCCCCAGGCGAAAGTGGTGCCATTGTCGATGCAATCATGTCTATGGTTACCGATACCGATCGTCGTGCCTGTTATGCGCAAGCAGCCAGGATAACGGCGCAAACACAATTCAGCCTGGAGAAACAGGCGCAAGATACTCTAAAGGTTTATCGTCATGTGCTTAATCGGTAG
- a CDS encoding glycosyltransferase family 9 protein, producing MLFDLPNDPSIRRILIIKWSALGDVAMSTCVMEDVARAFPHAKIDLNTLPPWDKLFIGDSRFANISKINIRARKGKWSAIWAWMQQVRRQRYDLIIDLQSNDRSRFMLLFLQLTGNVTRYLIGNHASRPYNISGPEIPGDPNPVQRMRAGLKAAGIPVNTPRPVLHIPDRNQQHAQELQKRHALVPGRYAIFYPGCQAAGYLKRWGEEKYAELARRLLASDVDHVVLIGGKDEMEDCRLIVELAGEGIVNLCGETEVLDIVPLARDAKYQVGNDTGTAHLAASSSQPMVVVCGPTDPYRVKPQGDNVVAIQADMSCLNCYCKQDCTHHSCMKALQPEHVIAALNYKGGPVMMVPVEES from the coding sequence ATGCTTTTTGATCTGCCTAACGACCCCAGCATACGCCGTATCCTGATTATCAAATGGAGTGCGTTAGGCGATGTTGCAATGTCGACTTGTGTGATGGAAGATGTGGCACGTGCATTTCCGCATGCCAAAATTGACCTGAATACCTTGCCGCCATGGGATAAGTTATTTATCGGGGATTCTCGGTTCGCCAATATCAGCAAAATCAATATTCGGGCCAGGAAAGGAAAATGGTCAGCAATATGGGCATGGATGCAGCAAGTTCGCCGCCAACGTTATGATTTGATCATCGACTTGCAATCCAACGATCGTTCCCGCTTCATGCTGCTGTTCTTGCAATTGACCGGTAACGTCACGCGATACTTGATCGGTAATCATGCCAGTCGGCCCTATAATATCAGCGGCCCGGAAATACCTGGCGATCCTAATCCGGTGCAGCGTATGCGCGCTGGTCTAAAGGCCGCAGGCATTCCTGTTAATACGCCACGTCCTGTGCTCCATATTCCCGATCGTAATCAGCAACATGCCCAGGAATTGCAGAAACGTCATGCTCTTGTGCCCGGCCGCTATGCCATTTTTTATCCGGGATGCCAGGCAGCCGGTTATCTGAAACGCTGGGGTGAAGAAAAGTATGCTGAGTTGGCGCGCCGCTTGCTGGCCAGTGATGTGGATCATGTGGTGCTGATTGGCGGCAAGGACGAAATGGAGGACTGCCGGCTTATTGTCGAACTGGCAGGCGAAGGTATCGTCAATTTGTGCGGCGAGACGGAAGTCCTGGATATTGTACCATTGGCGCGCGATGCGAAATATCAGGTAGGTAACGATACGGGTACCGCGCATCTGGCGGCCTCATCCAGTCAGCCTATGGTGGTTGTCTGCGGGCCGACCGATCCGTACAGAGTTAAGCCGCAAGGCGATAATGTAGTTGCAATCCAGGCAGACATGTCATGTCTGAATTGTTACTGCAAGCAGGATTGCACGCACCATTCATGCATGAAGGCTCTTCAGCCTGAGCATGTAATTGCTGCATTAAACTATAAGGGCGGACCGGTGATGATGGTTCCTGTAGAAGAATCTTAG
- a CDS encoding flagellar hook-length control protein FliK has protein sequence MLFPRPEPTGTRPVTLIQALLPTPPQGDLREEILHRLTQIKLGQQLEADVQAKLSDGSFLVKIADATTRMNLPVSTNIGDKVALTLISKEPRPTFLLNSEAMLPHEISSSTTSLSSTAKLIDTLLHNAPTGQQAEPAVIGKTPIIPQAGLSAPQLANALEQTLTKTGVFYESHLNEWVNGQRTLIDIKQEPQAQQTSQISTATDTKLSASPAETVNQTLTQLVNQQLQTLEQNRILWQGEVWPGQTMRWEVSEDTPEAVSEQMQTSWRSEVRFEMPQLGLITATLQLTGERLTLQIHTDTALAAAQLQAQGNKLGDALAAAGIPLDGLRVKINE, from the coding sequence ATGTTATTTCCCCGGCCAGAACCTACAGGCACACGGCCGGTAACGCTTATTCAAGCGTTATTACCAACCCCACCTCAGGGAGATTTGCGGGAAGAAATTCTGCATCGACTGACTCAGATTAAACTGGGTCAGCAATTGGAAGCCGATGTTCAAGCCAAACTAAGCGATGGCAGCTTTCTGGTTAAAATCGCAGATGCAACCACTCGCATGAATTTACCCGTATCTACCAACATAGGGGATAAAGTTGCACTGACATTAATCAGCAAGGAACCGCGCCCTACTTTCCTGCTTAACAGTGAAGCCATGCTACCCCATGAGATCAGCAGCAGCACCACCTCACTAAGCTCTACCGCAAAATTGATTGATACGCTGTTGCATAATGCACCCACCGGCCAGCAAGCAGAACCCGCTGTCATTGGCAAGACGCCAATCATCCCTCAAGCCGGCCTTTCCGCACCGCAATTGGCAAATGCATTAGAGCAGACACTTACCAAGACCGGCGTATTCTATGAGTCTCATTTAAACGAATGGGTAAATGGACAACGCACCCTGATTGACATCAAACAGGAGCCACAAGCTCAGCAGACCAGTCAAATCAGCACCGCTACGGATACTAAACTGTCGGCTTCCCCGGCAGAGACTGTAAATCAGACGCTAACCCAATTGGTCAATCAACAATTGCAAACACTCGAGCAAAATCGCATCCTTTGGCAAGGGGAAGTTTGGCCAGGGCAAACCATGCGCTGGGAAGTAAGCGAAGATACTCCGGAAGCGGTTAGCGAGCAGATGCAGACATCGTGGCGTAGCGAAGTGCGTTTCGAGATGCCGCAATTAGGCCTGATTACAGCGACTTTACAACTGACAGGTGAACGCCTGACGCTACAGATTCATACAGATACCGCCTTGGCAGCGGCGCAATTGCAGGCACAGGGAAACAAGCTTGGCGATGCGCTCGCTGCAGCAGGGATACCCCTGGATGGTTTACGGGTGAAAATAAATGAATAA
- the fliS gene encoding flagellar export chaperone FliS — protein MFGTAHKGANAYAKVDLETGVLAATPHKLIVMLFDGAKMAVDRACLHIQNKETAAKGQAISHAISIINDGLRASLNKQVGGEIALNLDALYEYMCNRLFEANLKNDLAILSEINGLIIELRDAWLAIENTPGASIPKPVAAEHSDPLAHRVTSFARA, from the coding sequence ATGTTTGGCACAGCACACAAAGGCGCGAACGCCTATGCAAAGGTAGATCTCGAAACAGGCGTACTGGCGGCCACACCGCACAAATTGATTGTTATGCTGTTTGATGGTGCAAAGATGGCGGTAGACCGAGCCTGCCTGCATATTCAAAACAAGGAAACCGCAGCCAAAGGCCAAGCCATTTCGCATGCGATATCCATTATTAATGATGGTTTGCGGGCAAGCTTGAATAAACAGGTCGGCGGCGAAATCGCATTAAATCTGGATGCGCTTTATGAATATATGTGCAATCGCCTGTTTGAAGCCAATCTGAAAAACGACCTTGCCATACTAAGCGAAATAAACGGTTTAATCATTGAACTACGTGATGCCTGGCTAGCGATTGAAAATACCCCTGGGGCATCCATACCGAAACCTGTTGCTGCTGAGCATAGTGATCCGCTAGCTCACCGTGTTACATCTTTTGCAAGGGCTTAA
- a CDS encoding flagellar protein FliT has product MNSEEVISLYESVAQITKQMLAAARQGDWDHLATLESHCADHVHTLQADEAPVKLSDELRSRKMAVIKQILADDREIRHITEPWMTHLSKLINSNQTERKLSIAYGNHQVR; this is encoded by the coding sequence ATGAATAGCGAAGAAGTAATTAGCCTGTACGAATCGGTCGCTCAAATTACAAAACAAATGCTAGCCGCTGCACGCCAAGGCGACTGGGATCATCTCGCGACCCTGGAATCGCATTGCGCAGATCATGTCCATACCCTGCAAGCTGACGAGGCACCAGTTAAACTGAGCGACGAACTGCGCAGTCGCAAGATGGCCGTCATCAAGCAGATTCTGGCTGATGATCGCGAAATTCGTCATATTACCGAGCCGTGGATGACGCACCTGTCGAAGCTGATAAATAGCAATCAGACAGAGCGCAAACTCTCCATAGCCTATGGTAATCATCAAGTGCGCTAA
- a CDS encoding glycosyltransferase: MIKVLVVGKYNSIVQWTENTVTAFKQADCNVDYFAVNGDSIANSLYLKLLGKVHGDKTKVIADSLRKKLETFQPDLIVFVMIASNWLPAHVFQLTGETCPKAAKIVWVGDKFNRDEGIFADHVDWVFCTDTAFIDAVHEYGFSAPASYLPLALNPDIFHPIAANRSNAVIYVANNTIGRGKMVSTIKRPITLYGKGWSKLKNSPHIINAYRLPYSKLPTVYASCRAVLNIKNEKNVINGLNQRSFEPYGCMTPVLNDDMKDINRCFEIDKEILVYHSIDELHELYDRVTTDATFANSVGQAGYKRVMAEHTYAHRAQTMLVQIGLK, encoded by the coding sequence TTGATTAAGGTATTGGTAGTAGGCAAATACAACAGCATTGTCCAATGGACGGAAAATACTGTCACGGCCTTTAAACAAGCCGATTGCAACGTTGATTACTTTGCTGTAAACGGCGACAGCATTGCAAATTCACTGTATTTGAAATTGCTCGGAAAGGTGCATGGCGATAAAACCAAAGTCATTGCTGACAGTTTGCGCAAGAAACTTGAAACATTCCAGCCTGATCTGATAGTCTTTGTCATGATAGCCTCCAATTGGTTACCAGCTCATGTATTCCAACTAACAGGGGAAACCTGCCCTAAAGCCGCGAAAATTGTTTGGGTCGGGGATAAGTTCAATCGTGATGAAGGAATATTCGCTGACCATGTGGATTGGGTGTTTTGCACCGACACAGCCTTTATCGATGCGGTACATGAATACGGGTTTTCCGCACCTGCAAGCTATTTGCCGCTGGCCCTGAATCCGGACATTTTTCATCCAATAGCCGCTAACCGCTCCAATGCCGTCATCTATGTTGCAAATAACACAATCGGTCGCGGCAAAATGGTAAGCACCATTAAGCGGCCAATTACACTCTACGGTAAAGGCTGGTCGAAATTGAAAAACAGTCCGCATATAATTAACGCCTACCGGTTACCCTACTCAAAGCTGCCCACAGTGTATGCTTCATGCCGTGCCGTACTCAATATCAAAAACGAGAAAAATGTCATTAACGGCCTTAATCAACGCAGCTTTGAACCGTATGGTTGCATGACTCCGGTACTCAACGACGACATGAAGGATATCAATCGATGCTTTGAAATAGACAAAGAGATTCTAGTCTATCATTCAATAGACGAGCTACACGAATTATATGACCGTGTAACCACTGACGCCACTTTCGCCAATTCGGTTGGTCAGGCAGGCTATAAACGCGTCATGGCCGAACATACCTATGCGCATAGAGCACAAACCATGCTTGTTCAAATCGGCTTGAAATAA
- a CDS encoding glycosyltransferase family 2 protein translates to MEKLSAFVTTFNNARTLASCLESVKWADEIVLLDSGSTDATLDIAEQYGCKIFHHPFLGYGKQKQLALTKTTHLWVLLLDADEALSPASQQEIRDLLQRGPEADGYAIPRQEQMFWQMNNRFVRLNKFLRLFRKDKGHITDMPVHAAPKVDGVVKNLTAPFYHYGETDIDVKVSKLNAYSTGLVKDKVAKGTRPNPWMLVFYPPFYFLRAYFFKRAFLNGWGGFITSVCGAFYVFLKYAKLYEFHQRKRYGKSLMPASAPNNPPVYESDKPC, encoded by the coding sequence ATGGAAAAGCTCTCCGCATTTGTTACCACATTCAACAACGCGCGCACGCTAGCCAGCTGTCTGGAAAGCGTCAAATGGGCGGATGAAATTGTCTTGCTGGATTCCGGAAGTACCGATGCGACGCTCGATATTGCCGAACAATACGGATGCAAAATTTTCCATCATCCTTTCCTTGGCTATGGCAAACAAAAACAATTAGCACTCACTAAAACTACCCATTTATGGGTTTTACTGCTGGATGCGGACGAGGCGCTCTCACCCGCATCGCAACAGGAAATACGCGATTTGTTGCAGCGCGGCCCCGAGGCGGATGGTTATGCCATTCCCCGTCAGGAACAAATGTTCTGGCAAATGAATAACCGTTTTGTCCGCCTCAACAAATTTCTGCGCTTGTTCCGCAAGGATAAAGGCCATATCACCGATATGCCTGTTCATGCCGCCCCTAAAGTCGATGGTGTAGTCAAAAATCTGACGGCACCATTTTATCATTATGGCGAGACCGATATCGATGTGAAAGTAAGCAAGCTTAATGCTTACTCAACCGGTCTGGTCAAGGACAAGGTGGCCAAAGGTACGCGCCCTAATCCATGGATGCTGGTGTTCTATCCGCCTTTCTATTTTTTGCGCGCCTACTTCTTTAAACGAGCATTCCTGAACGGCTGGGGAGGATTCATCACCTCTGTTTGTGGCGCATTTTATGTATTTTTGAAATACGCCAAACTCTACGAATTCCATCAGCGCAAACGCTACGGAAAATCCCTCATGCCTGCCAGCGCACCCAATAATCCGCCAGTTTATGAGTCGGACAAACCCTGCTAA
- a CDS encoding EscU/YscU/HrcU family type III secretion system export apparatus switch protein — protein MNKPTPSAVALAYQTGDAAPKIVAKGKGLIAEEIIARAKAHGVFVHESKELVALLMQVDLDQNIPPALYRAVAELLAWLYRIENGQKTTLNDSSPL, from the coding sequence ATGAATAAGCCAACGCCATCCGCGGTAGCATTAGCCTACCAGACTGGGGATGCCGCCCCCAAGATTGTCGCGAAAGGCAAAGGGTTAATTGCTGAAGAAATTATCGCACGTGCCAAAGCTCATGGTGTTTTTGTGCATGAATCCAAAGAATTGGTCGCGTTATTAATGCAAGTCGATTTGGATCAAAACATTCCACCTGCACTCTATCGGGCAGTCGCCGAATTATTGGCATGGTTATACCGTATCGAGAACGGACAAAAAACCACGCTTAATGACTCGTCTCCGCTATAA
- a CDS encoding O-antigen ligase yields MPQQLTARSEFAAFIQNYGWWLIALFIFAMPFGKGFEVPLAFMAIGGMVLLAKEGTSQIKTDNMRWALILFACIWLPILISLPDAVALEPTASTALAFLRFPFAIIFAIYALSNPEHRPKLFTAIFGMFTIVIADGLLQAMTGRNILGSPMIADRLSGLFYPKLTMGLWIAPFGAIYFEKVRQLAKTSRFGWAYWLLLAPYTIVVLLSGSRASWGIYAVSMAGFALYLYLINPQRAVKKYIAIALLLFIPMAVMLDHYPPFKEKVAATAGLFSGNYDKINAATSIRLPIWTVALKMSKDHWINGVGPRGFRYAYPPYAEKDDVFLKMNPNMGPNHPHQIFLEVLVETGIIGVIGYLLFLGLLIRLIWQAIQAHNHYAPPLGIAVFAAIMPINAGIGFYASVLSAMSWWMLAIFFAVLMIDKSKPATD; encoded by the coding sequence ATGCCCCAACAATTAACTGCTCGATCAGAATTTGCGGCCTTCATCCAGAATTACGGCTGGTGGCTCATTGCTCTCTTTATTTTTGCGATGCCGTTTGGCAAAGGTTTTGAAGTACCCCTGGCATTCATGGCGATCGGAGGCATGGTATTGCTGGCAAAGGAAGGTACAAGTCAGATCAAAACTGACAACATGCGTTGGGCGCTGATCCTGTTTGCCTGCATCTGGCTTCCCATCCTGATTTCCTTGCCGGATGCTGTCGCGCTCGAACCTACTGCGAGTACCGCATTGGCGTTCCTGCGTTTCCCTTTTGCGATCATCTTTGCGATATATGCGCTGTCCAATCCCGAGCATAGACCGAAACTTTTTACTGCAATTTTCGGAATGTTCACTATCGTGATTGCCGATGGCTTACTGCAGGCGATGACAGGCAGAAACATCCTAGGCTCCCCAATGATAGCGGACAGGCTCAGCGGCCTGTTTTATCCAAAGCTGACCATGGGCTTATGGATTGCACCATTCGGAGCGATCTATTTTGAAAAAGTACGTCAGTTAGCAAAAACGAGTCGCTTCGGATGGGCATACTGGCTGCTACTGGCACCTTATACGATAGTCGTTCTACTTTCAGGCAGCAGAGCATCCTGGGGAATTTATGCTGTGAGTATGGCCGGATTTGCACTCTACCTTTATTTAATCAACCCCCAGCGCGCCGTCAAAAAATATATTGCGATAGCGCTCCTGCTATTCATTCCTATGGCGGTGATGCTGGACCATTACCCGCCATTCAAGGAAAAAGTGGCCGCCACTGCCGGATTGTTCAGCGGAAATTATGACAAGATCAATGCGGCAACCAGCATCCGTTTACCGATCTGGACAGTCGCACTTAAAATGAGCAAGGATCATTGGATTAACGGCGTCGGTCCGCGCGGATTCCGCTATGCTTATCCGCCTTATGCTGAAAAAGACGATGTCTTCCTCAAAATGAACCCCAACATGGGCCCCAATCATCCGCATCAGATATTTCTGGAAGTTCTGGTAGAAACCGGCATCATCGGCGTAATCGGTTATTTACTGTTTCTGGGATTACTCATACGCTTAATATGGCAGGCCATACAGGCACACAACCACTATGCACCTCCGCTCGGCATCGCCGTATTCGCAGCGATCATGCCTATCAATGCAGGAATAGGTTTTTACGCGAGCGTATTGTCGGCAATGAGCTGGTGGATGCTGGCCATCTTCTTTGCCGTGCTCATGATAGACAAATCAAAACCGGCTACCGATTAA